The Gossypium arboreum isolate Shixiya-1 chromosome 6, ASM2569848v2, whole genome shotgun sequence DNA window ATGTTGCACCTGCCATAAACGTGAATGGTCAAAATCACATAGACATATgaggttttaaaattattttcaagggGACTTACCTTAACAACAACATCGATCTTATCACCTCTCAATCCTGCTTGATGAACCTAATTCAGATACAAACATATGTTAAGGTATATCCACTAGGTTCTTGTAAGCATTATCCACATCTGTGCCATAACTTCGTTCCCATTTATATCTAACTTCTGGGTTTGAAAATCTACTCCTATGGTTGACTTTTAATTTTGGTAGAATTCATTCCTAGAAAATCTTGCAAATAAATTCGATATCCCAACAGTTGAATCACTAACTAGTACAATCTTGAAAAGGTAATCCTTAGTTTTTTCTTCCTCTGAAACAAAAGCCATTTTCCAACCTTCCTACGAGTGTCACTCTATATAACTATATCAACAGTGGAAAGCACTCGGAATTAAGTTTCTTCTCTGGTACTCGAAGTTATCACCTAAGAAGCACCAACATTGTATCATGTTCAAGAATAGTACCTTGATCTCTCCATCTTGCTAACACCTTGCCTCGCACCTGAAATCCCACTTAAGCTCTTTCTACTGCTTAGATTTTAAAAGCTCAAAACAAGGACATATGATAAATGCTAGATCATTCATGTGAAATATCCGAATAATAGATTGGAAATAAAAACACAACTCACCCAGCGACCGTGACAGCTTAATAGCTCACCTAAGATTCCTAATCCTATGTTTAGTCCTTGCCCTTAACCAGTAAAACTTCACATCATTTTTGTATAAACTTTAAAAGTTAACAGATATAAGTGTCATTAGATAACAAAAAACTAGAGGCCAGATTTGGAAGCAAAGAACTGATAATTGATAAGATCTTTTGAACAACAATTATATAGCTATGAAATCAATCATAAGCAACAAATCACCTAAAAGGGCAAAATAAGATGCTTGATTATATAATAATATGCATCAACTATGCACTAGACCTTATAAGATAACATGTGATAGTTCAATCTTTTGAATATTACCACTGGACCATGGTACAGAAACAACATAGAACTTCATATATAAACAAGCCCCTGTGCTTTCACTTCTAAATGTAAGAATTCTTTTAAAAAGTTATTTTTTGTCTTATTCTTTGTTTTAACCATTAGAGATGTTGAAAAACTCAGTCTTTAAAAGGTTTCATATATTTTTCAATAAGAAtcttttaaaaagttaaatttaAGGATTGAAAACTTTTACTGCTATGTCAACAGCTCATAAAAATTCACTGAAACACAGAAACTTTGATTGTATGAACTAGAGAACTTTGACCAGGAAATAAACTATAGATCCAAGTAAATCAATTTCAacattcaaaaagaaaaaaaagatatgCTCTTGAACAGCTCATAAAAATTCACTGAAACATAGAAACTCTGATTGTATGAACTAGAGAACTTTGACTAGGAAATAAACTACAGATCCAAGTAAATCAATTTCAACattcaaagagaaaaaaaaagtatgCTCTTGATCATAAAGTAGAGCATCTGCATCTTGCAAAGAGAGATCAAATTATAGCATACTAGACTCAGTTTTGCATCAAAGAGACACCAGTAGAAACTAAATCACCAAGCAAACTGcccttttattttatattttacaattGACTAAAAGGCTAGAACCAAGTTCATATATGGAACAGCCAGTTAACTCTTTccataaaagaagaaaaaaaaaacttaaaagcaCCGAACCATTATAACTAAGTCTAGAATATCTACATGAATTAGAGCAGAAAAAATCGATTTACACATTATGCCTTCACCTTAATTGTTGCTCTTACCTAAACAAGAAATTCAAGAGGTCAAAAACACATTGCAGATGCATACTTGATTTACCAATAATTAAAGTTGGTTTCAACAGGGTACAATCCACGAGTGACCACTACGAGCTTTCCAGTAACATTACACTACAGCCTTTTGAAATACGAACACCTGCAAGGAAAAAGGAAATTAATTAGCAGCAAAGTTTAACAAATTGCCATGAACGCACAAacacaaaacaaacaaaaaaaaagataaaatgaaaatttaaacttACCAAAACAAAAGAAACCCCAAATCAAGAGAAAAATCCAAAGGGAAATCACTGATGCATTGATAGAGCAATTAGCGAATAGAAAAATATTGTAGTCTTTCTAGATACAATCCCAACTTGAAGTTGAAATCCCTTGCTAtctacaaaaagaaaaaaaaatcatgatGTTCGTCTACAAAAAAATCAAGGAAgaggaaaagaaagaagaaattacagggaagggaaaagaaagaagaaattacaggGTATTGGTGAAATGAATTTAGCTTTAAGAGCCTTGAGAGAATCCTTGAACGATTTCCTCATCTCCCCTatctctattttctttttctttttcttggtgAAATTATAGATTAATAGCTCATCCTTGAACGAGGAGATAAGGATGGGGTGTGGTGGCTTGAAGTGTTTGCTAAGGGAGAGTGGTGAAGGGCAAGAATGAAaggttatgtttttttttttattcggtGGAGGTTCTGCATTGCTATTCTTTGGTTCTGGTGGAGAATGGCTATTATGGGAGAAGATGGAATGGGGGATGAATGGGAATTCGTTGAATGAAGGATTCAGTAAACCAAACTAAGGAATACCTGCTTATCACTGAATTAGTCAGGAATCGTTTAGTTATTCATGCCAACCAAACATAGTGTTATTGTTTTATTTTGGACTAtttgattttaaataaaaatcgagcttttattcaaaaaataaggtatttttatcaaaataaccctttaattttaattaagtacTAAAATGACCCACttttttaattaaacactaaaatgaCCTGAAATCTACAGTAAAAGTTGGTGGAGCCAAATTATTTGGTGCCACCAACTTGCCACGTCAGTAGGGagcataaaaaattaatttttttgtggaGCCATGTAAAATGACGCTACCTGTATAAATACCAGGAAAAAACtgaaatttttgaaaacataaaaggacttcaaaaaaattaaccatttttctgGTGGAGCCAAATTAAATGGCGCCACCAGATCTGCCATGTCAGtcactttctcttttttttttttttttttacttttttacttttttattttacttttgtctttttgtctttattttattttatttatttattattaactttaaaaattttgaaatatatatttgaaatattttattaatatatattttgaatttactttttaaaattttaaatattattttttaatatttaaatatttaaatattttaaacttttaaatttattattagttttataataatttaaatattatttaatttattttataatattttaaattataattttaaagatatttaaactatttttaaattctatttaaaagttaaaaataatattttattttaaaagtgaaatttgaattaataaaaaattaaaaatatttttcattttctaaaaatactgtaaattttagtttttattatcttttgtcttttctttaaatctttttcttttttaagtttttctttttcttgttttattttgtttatttatttatttatttttgttattaattttaaaaatttaaaatgtatatttgaaatgttttataatatatatattttaaattttaaatattattttaatttatttttaaaatttttaatattatttttaaacattaaatatattttttaaatttgtttttttactttttttaactTTTGTCATTTCTctgacattttttattttttcttaatctttatttattaattttattttattattattaatcttaaaaacttgaaatgtatatttgaaatgttttataatatatatttttaaattttaaatatatatatttgaaattatttttctaaattttaaatattatttttaaatcattgtttaaaatttaaatattatttttaaatattaaatatatttttaataatataaaacgtttaaatattttaaagatatgacttttcaaatttattattagttttataatattttaaatgtatattttaatttgttttataattttttaattatgattttaaattattttaaattatgattttgaaattatttaaaatatattatttttaaagatatgacatttcaaatttattatttgttttataatattttaaatttatattttaaatatttttaaattttaaatataatttttataaattattaattttaaaattaattttaaagatatttaaatgtttttaaattaaatttaaaattgtaagaattaatattttatttgatgGAGCCATTTAGAATGACTCCATCACTTTATAttgtacttttttattttttaatataataatttaatgtttaaaaaataatattcaaaatttaaaaataatttaaagtaatatttaaaattttaaaaatatatatattataaaacatttcaaatatacattttaaatttttaaaattaataacaaaaataaataaataaataaacaaaataaaacaagaaaaatatataacttaaaaaaattaaagaaaagacaaaagataataaaaactaaaatttacaatatttttagaaaatgaaaaatattgtttaattttttattaattcaaatttcacttttaaaataaaatattatttttaacttttaaatagaatttaaaaatagtttgaatatctttaaaaataatttaaaaattataatttaaaatattataaaacaaattaaataatatttaaattattataaaactaataataaatttaaagtttaaaatatttaaatattaaaaaataatatttaaaattttaaaagtaaattcaaaatatatattaataaaatatttcaaatatatatttctaaattttaaagttaataataataaataaataaaatcaaataaataaataaaataaagagaaaagacaaaagtaaaataaaaaagtaaaaaaaaaaagaaagtgacCATTCTACATGGTTccaccaaaaaattaattttttacgcTCCCTGCTGACATGGCAAGTTGGTGGCGCCAAATAATTTGGCTCCACCAATTTTTACTttagattttaagttattttagtgtttaattaaaaaaatgggtcattttggtacttaattaaaattaaagggttattttgataaaaaaccaaaaataataatagacTACCAAAAAAATTATGCATTTAGATTCAAATTATTAATAAGtacaatatttataatttaatttatatattttaaatattctcCACAATATATTTAAGTTATCGTTTAACAATTATTGAACGGTTATATTGACGGAATAACTTGATTAATAAGATATTAATACATTTTGAAAATTGGGTCATAGTTTAAGGAGATTGATAAAAttaatccaaaaataaaatatagtaaaacGCGGAAGTTTGGGATCAATCTAAAATTTGGGTCATAGTTTAAGgcgatatgatgaaattgatccAAAAATAAAACAGATAGTAAAAAACGGAATGAAAGCACCCGCATAGAGCTTTCACTTTTCATCATCATCAAAACCAAAAAGACCCACCAAAGAAGCTtcctttttctctcttcttcaggTCAGATTCAAATaagctctcttttcttttcttcttttaattATCAATATGTCTGCTTTaattaatttctttaatcgaTAACTTATTTGATTTGATCCCTAAAAAGAACATTtggtaattaattatttttctctgTTTGCAaataatacacaatttatggtgtaAAATTCGTTAACAATGTTACTCTTTTACATTCAAATTTGCAGCTCTCTGTCTTGTTGATATATAAATATAGAATCTTTCTTGAAGTACCTTTGAATTTACAGCAAGCAACGAAAAATGCAGGTTAGTTTATGCTTCTAAAGATTGCTCCTTTTTTTGGGTTTAATTATGTATTTTGCTGTGTATTTGGATGAAATTAACGGTAATTACCTGAGAATTTTAGTGTGTGTTCTTGTCAAAATCAATTATTTCTTTTGACTACTATGTGGAAATCTTTATGTGAAGGCATCAAGAGCGAGGTTGTTCAAGGAATACAAAGAGGTTCAGCGAGAGAAGGCGGCTGATCCCGATATTCAACTAGTTTGTGATGATTCCAACATATTTAAGTGGACTGCTCTTATCAAGGGTGGAAGTAAAAAAGGAGGAAAAAAAGAAATATAGTATACCATAGACATTTTTGTTCTTTTGATTCTGTCTTAAATTATAtgacctcttttttttttttatatatatatatatatatatatagggacCATCTGAGACACCTTATGAAGGCGGAGTCTTCCAGCTTGCTTTTGCTGTCCCTGAGCAGTACCCTTTGCAGCCTCCTCAAGTGCGGTTCTTGACAAAAATATTTCATCCCAATGTGCATTTCAAGGTATGAATTGTTTGGCTTGATTTCCTTGTATGCTTTGCTTTAATTGGACATCGTAAAATGGAAGGGAAGAAAGATGTGCCAAGGCTTAAGATAGTGGCCTAATATCTCATGATTTCCCATTCCTTTATCGAATTGGGAATTGATTGGTGTTTTCAACTTGGCAGCCATGATTGGCAAACAAAGATCTTTATGGAGAAGCAGTACTTATTCACCATGGAACCTATTAGTTTCTGTATAGTACTGCCTGTATGAATGTAGTTTTTTACTTTTTATCTGCACATTCGAAGAAATTTGTGAGAACCCTTTATACCAAAAGGTTGTATGAGGCTAACAAAGATTCCAGTTTCATGTAGCCTTTACGTTTTTAAAGTTGTTGCAAACCTCTATATTCTGTCTATGAACTTCACTTAGTTACCAGCAGTCTAGGGTATAGAATTGAGATTGGTCATTCGTTCTATTGCCATATGTATATATTGGATTTGAAGATGCTAAATTGAGAAATTagtctatatttattatattCTCTCGTACAGACAGGAGAGATTTGCCTTGATATATTGAAGAATGCTTGGAGCCCTGCATGGACACTTCAGTCTGTTTGTAGGGCTATAATAGCTTTGATGGCTCATCCGGAACCTGATAGCCCGCTTAACTGTGATTCAGGTAAGTTGGTCTATTTTAATGTCTTTCTTTTCTGTTTTTGCATTATGAAGTTACCTAGAGGAATGTTAGAAAATTACCTTAAAACGTAAATTTGACTGCAAAGTTCTCCTTTTACTACTTCTAAGCAGATGTCTACTTATATGTACCATACTGCAAGAAAGTTCTTCAATCTCGAATTGTGTACATATTGCTAGTATGAAAGGTGTCAAAAAGGCCCTTTTTGCAAAACAGTCTGGCCTTATGAACTGAGAAATTAAAAGCAAATTGCATATCATATTGTTCCTGAAAGGGTAATTACTAAGCATTGAAGATGTCTCCTATGCCACCTCGCCATAGTTTCTTCTCTTTTTCCTGCCCCATTGATGCAGTATAAGTACCATGGAGGCCTTGTACTAGAAATCTAATTGCATTTTGTcccctctactaaaaaaatggGCAAAGTAGTccctatacattagatcaaagagcaaattggtccttttgttaaaactttcatccatttctactattaaaaactatTCCTTGTATATTAGCATGAGGTGCACATGGCACACTACATGTAGCTTTCTGGTTATTTCGTCAATCATGtcagtttttaacagtaaaaatggatgaaatgttTTAATAGACaggaccaatttgctctttgatgtAACGTACAGCACTAATTTGTCCATTTTGTcccctctactaaaaaaatggGCAAAGTAGTccctatacattagatcaaagagcaaattggtccttttgttaaaactttcatccatttctactattaaaaactatTCCTTGTATATTAGCATGAGGTGCACATGGCACACTACATGTAGCTTTCTGGTTATTTCGTCAATCATGtcagtttttaacagtaaaaatggatgaaatgttTTAATAGACaggaccaatttgctctttgatgtAACGTACAGcactaatttgtccatttttttacTAAAAGGGAAAAAATGCAATTTAACTCCTAGCATAGGGGtatccatgatacttttacccatTGATGCCCTCATTTCTTTGAGCATTGATATATCGGCACCTAATATAAATTCTATTGTACTTCGAGCtgctttttgttttttattttatcccTTAACAGACACCCTTCCCGCTTGTTGGCAGGCAATCTTTTAAGGTCTGGTGATCTCAGAGGATACCAGTCTATGGCAAGAATGTACACCAGACTTGCTGCCATGCCCAAAAAAGGGTGAACATTTATGGTGCTATGAACCGCCTTAAAATTGTAAGAATCGATTATTGTCAGCAATTTACTTTTGCCTTTTAAACTTCATTGTAGAAATTCAAGAATATCTCTTACTTTTC harbors:
- the LOC108484130 gene encoding protein PEROXIN-4-like; translated protein: MQASRARLFKEYKEVQREKAADPDIQLGPSETPYEGGVFQLAFAVPEQYPLQPPQVRFLTKIFHPNVHFKTGEICLDILKNAWSPAWTLQSVCRAIIALMAHPEPDSPLNCDSGNLLRSGDLRGYQSMARMYTRLAAMPKKG